The region TCGGGTTAGTGGCGATGTCGCGTTCGGACGCTTTGGTCGGATCGATATTCGGCTTGATGGTGATTAAGCCCATCGCCTGCAAAAAGCGCAGCCCGCGCGCCAGGTTGGTCGGGTCGTTAGAGAGCGTGACGATGTCGCCTTTTTTCAGCGCATCGATGCTTTTCACTTTGCGGGAATAGAGCCCCATACCGGCAGTCGGCACCGTCAGCAGTTTCGTGAGCTTAAGGCCCTTATCGGCGGTGAATTTTTCAAAATAGAGTGAGTGCTGGAACAGGTTGGCGTCAATGCTGCCGTTCGCAAGCGCCATGTTCGGCTGTACGTAGTCGCTGAATTCGCGCACCACCACCTTATAGCCTTTCTCTTTAAGCGACGGCGCAATGGCCTGTTTAACCATATCGCCGTAAGGCCCCGGCGCTACGCCGAACGTGATGGTTTGCGGGTCGCCCGCCTGCGCGGCCTGCATGCCGCCCGCCAGAAGTAATGCGCCCGCAAGCGTGCGCCAGCCTTTTAGCAATCCCATGAGGATCTCCCTTTGATGAAGTGTGTCAGTGCGTAACGGCGGTGAGCCGCCTGATTATTGTGATCGCGCGCACGTGAGGTGCGGCACGTTAAGATGGCATATTCGCAAGCGGCGGGTAATTGAAAATATTTCATTCAGCGGCTCGCTGCTGCTGACGGCAGGCCGCGCTAAGACGATGAAAGATAACCACAAA is a window of Cronobacter muytjensii ATCC 51329 DNA encoding:
- a CDS encoding MetQ/NlpA family ABC transporter substrate-binding protein, which gives rise to MGLLKGWRTLAGALLLAGGMQAAQAGDPQTITFGVAPGPYGDMVKQAIAPSLKEKGYKVVVREFSDYVQPNMALANGSIDANLFQHSLYFEKFTADKGLKLTKLLTVPTAGMGLYSRKVKSIDALKKGDIVTLSNDPTNLARGLRFLQAMGLITIKPNIDPTKASERDIATNPKGLVFKPLEAAQLPRTLDSVTAALVNGNFAIAAGLDLSSALKQEQLDENLKNIIAVRSEDADKPFAKDIVAAVKSPAYAAVINDPKNIFNAFQKPDWMTATQK